The following proteins come from a genomic window of Clostridia bacterium:
- the greA gene encoding transcription elongation factor GreA, translating to MRKQIILTKEGLDKLEGELEYLKTVKRLEVAAKIKEAMSFGDLTENSEYDEAKNEQAFIEGKIIKIENMLKKAKIIDQDDITTDVVSIGSTVKVLDMEFDEEIKYTIVGSAEADPINDKISDESPVGKALIGKKVGDIVEVSVPDGIMKYEILEISK from the coding sequence GTGCGAAAGCAGATTATACTTACCAAAGAAGGGTTAGATAAGTTGGAAGGTGAATTAGAGTATTTAAAGACGGTAAAAAGGCTTGAGGTTGCGGCAAAGATCAAAGAAGCTATGTCTTTTGGGGATTTAACCGAAAATTCAGAGTATGATGAAGCAAAAAACGAACAAGCCTTTATAGAAGGCAAGATAATAAAGATTGAGAACATGCTTAAAAAGGCTAAAATTATAGACCAAGACGATATAACTACAGATGTTGTTAGCATAGGCTCTACTGTTAAAGTGTTGGATATGGAATTTGACGAAGAAATAAAGTATACTATTGTTGGGTCTGCAGAGGCAGATCCTATAAATGACAAAATTTCTGATGAGTCGCCAGTGGGAAAGGCTTTGATAGGCAAAAAGGTGGGAGATATTGTAGAGGTCAGTGTACCTGACGGAATAATGAAGTATGAGATATTAGAAATTAGCAAGTAA
- a CDS encoding quinate 5-dehydrogenase, with product MKRVVSVSVGSSTRNDTAQVEILGTDFLIERIGTDGDFKKAVEIIQELDGKVDAFGLGGLDVHLHCKNRKYTIRPALPLINAAKTTPVVDGSGLKNTLERKLIDMLIKEQIVDFKGKKVLVVSGMDRFGMSEALVEAGCDTKFGDLIFALKVPLLIKNLNVLNILAITLMPILSRLPFEVLYPTGKKQEQNNTSKYEKFYNYADIIAGDFIYIKKYMPEDMKDKIIITNTVTSKDLEELKKRHVKMLITSTPNLNGRSFGTNVMEAVLVALSGKKPEELTADDYIDLLRKIDFKPRIERLN from the coding sequence ATGAAAAGAGTTGTAAGCGTAAGCGTTGGGTCATCTACGAGGAATGATACCGCTCAAGTAGAGATATTAGGTACAGATTTTTTGATTGAGCGAATAGGTACTGATGGGGATTTTAAAAAAGCAGTAGAGATTATCCAAGAACTGGATGGGAAAGTAGATGCTTTTGGATTGGGTGGACTGGATGTGCATTTGCACTGTAAGAATAGGAAGTATACAATAAGACCTGCGTTGCCTTTAATAAATGCCGCCAAGACTACACCTGTAGTAGATGGTTCAGGATTGAAAAATACATTGGAGCGTAAGTTGATTGATATGCTCATTAAAGAACAGATAGTTGATTTCAAGGGTAAAAAGGTTCTTGTAGTGTCGGGGATGGATAGATTCGGAATGTCGGAAGCATTGGTAGAGGCAGGTTGTGATACAAAGTTCGGAGATCTTATATTTGCGCTCAAAGTTCCGCTTTTAATAAAAAATTTAAATGTACTAAACATATTAGCTATAACACTCATGCCTATACTTTCAAGATTGCCTTTCGAGGTTTTATATCCAACAGGCAAAAAACAGGAACAAAACAATACATCAAAGTATGAAAAATTTTATAATTATGCGGATATTATAGCAGGTGACTTCATATATATAAAGAAATACATGCCTGAGGATATGAAAGATAAAATAATCATCACTAATACTGTAACTTCTAAAGATTTAGAAGAGCTTAAAAAAAGACATGTAAAAATGCTTATTACATCGACACCCAACCTAAACGGAAGATCTTTTGGAACAAATGTCATGGAGGCAGTACTAGTGGCTTTATCAGGCAAGAAACCGGAAGAGCTCACAGCCGATGATTATATTGATCTGCTTCGAAAGATCGATTTTAAACCGAGGATAGAAAGACTAAATTAG
- a CDS encoding transcriptional regulator codes for MDFIRIGDKTISMPKLNNKIEQIFNLRSMGIPQQEVAEKLDVDRSFISKLESLGEIRRGGKIAFIGFPIENKDEISGVLDQLNVDFKIIMTEKERLDFIEKKTGAELINEVMSIAAELSTYDTTIIMCSDARNELMKAFLSNEILAFNIGHSPLTKDVYIDPEVVMEIIKKLRKG; via the coding sequence ATGGATTTTATAAGGATAGGCGATAAAACCATAAGCATGCCTAAGTTAAACAATAAAATAGAACAGATATTTAATTTAAGGAGTATGGGTATACCCCAACAGGAGGTGGCTGAAAAACTCGATGTTGATAGGAGCTTTATTTCAAAGTTGGAAAGCTTGGGCGAGATAAGGCGAGGAGGGAAAATTGCTTTTATAGGATTTCCTATAGAAAATAAGGATGAAATAAGCGGTGTTTTAGACCAATTGAATGTAGATTTTAAAATAATTATGACGGAAAAAGAAAGGCTGGATTTCATAGAGAAAAAAACTGGTGCTGAGCTGATAAATGAAGTGATGTCTATAGCTGCTGAATTGAGCACATATGATACTACTATAATAATGTGTTCTGATGCCAGAAATGAGCTCATGAAAGCATTTTTGAGTAATGAAATACTGGCTTTTAATATAGGTCACTCTCCTTTGACTAAGGATGTGTATATAGATCCTGAAGTAGTGATGGAAATTATAAAAAAATTACGTAAGGGGTAA
- the dusB gene encoding tRNA dihydrouridine synthase DusB, protein MKIGNINIENNIFLAPMAGITDMPFRLICKQHGCGLVYSEMVSAKGLYYNSERTKQLLFCVSEERPFVIQIFGSQPDIMAKAVQQIDVLPVDIIDINMGCPAQKIVKNGEGAALMKQPDLAAKIIYSVVSSTAKPVTVKIRKGWDDDFINAVEIAKLAEQNGAQAVTIHGRTRNQFYTGRADWNVIKRIKEYISIPVIGNGDIFSPQDVRHMLEQTKCDAVMIGRGALGNPWIFDRSLHYIKTGQLLPEPSPQQKISKALQHLDAHIKYKGEKIGVIEMRKHISWYIKGIRNSNSIKNLINSVQDRDSMRRILIDFLDTI, encoded by the coding sequence ATGAAGATAGGAAATATTAATATAGAGAACAATATATTTCTAGCACCTATGGCAGGTATTACAGATATGCCTTTCAGATTGATTTGTAAACAACATGGATGTGGGTTGGTGTACAGTGAAATGGTTAGTGCTAAAGGCCTATATTATAATAGTGAAAGAACAAAGCAGCTTCTCTTTTGTGTATCTGAAGAAAGACCGTTTGTGATACAGATTTTTGGTTCACAACCTGATATTATGGCTAAAGCTGTGCAACAGATAGATGTTTTACCGGTAGATATAATTGATATAAATATGGGATGTCCAGCACAGAAAATCGTAAAAAATGGAGAAGGTGCAGCTTTGATGAAACAGCCTGATTTAGCTGCAAAGATTATATATTCGGTAGTCAGTTCAACTGCCAAACCCGTTACTGTAAAGATAAGAAAAGGATGGGATGATGATTTTATAAATGCCGTTGAAATTGCTAAATTGGCAGAACAAAATGGGGCACAAGCGGTTACAATTCATGGTAGAACCAGAAATCAGTTTTATACAGGCAGGGCTGATTGGAATGTGATAAAACGAATAAAAGAGTATATAAGTATTCCTGTTATAGGGAATGGAGATATATTCTCACCTCAAGATGTAAGGCATATGTTAGAGCAAACAAAATGTGATGCTGTAATGATTGGAAGAGGAGCCTTGGGCAATCCTTGGATTTTTGATAGGTCTCTGCATTACATTAAAACCGGTCAGCTACTACCGGAACCATCTCCCCAACAAAAGATAAGCAAGGCCTTGCAGCACCTGGATGCTCATATTAAATACAAAGGCGAAAAGATTGGGGTAATAGAGATGAGAAAACATATATCATGGTATATAAAAGGGATCAGAAATTCCAACAGCATAAAAAATCTGATAAATTCGGTACAGGATAGGGATAGCATGAGGAGGATTCTAATTGATTTTTTAGATACTATTTGA
- a CDS encoding type III pantothenate kinase — MILVMDVGNTNIVLGLFQGEKLITHWRISTQIGRTADEYGILINQLLRHNSLKRDSIETVVISSVVPPAMYSIERMVNKYFDVQPIVVGPGIKTGINIKYDNPKEVGADRIVNALAAYSLYGGPVIIVDFGTATTFCVISEEGEYLGGAISPGIKISTDALFQRASKLPRVELVKPDSVIGKNTINSMQSGIIYGYVGQVDYIVNRMKQEINHPEVKVIATGGMAPLIASESKTIQEVNLLLTLEGLKIIYDKNKEK; from the coding sequence ATGATACTTGTAATGGATGTAGGCAATACTAATATTGTATTAGGCTTGTTCCAAGGCGAGAAGCTTATAACTCATTGGAGAATATCTACTCAGATCGGTAGGACGGCAGATGAGTATGGAATTTTGATAAACCAATTGTTAAGACATAATTCTTTAAAGAGAGATAGTATAGAAACAGTTGTGATATCTTCTGTAGTTCCGCCGGCAATGTATTCAATAGAGCGCATGGTGAACAAATATTTTGATGTCCAACCGATTGTAGTAGGACCTGGTATTAAGACAGGCATTAATATAAAATATGATAATCCTAAAGAAGTAGGGGCAGATAGGATTGTAAATGCCCTTGCGGCATACAGTTTGTATGGGGGACCTGTCATAATAGTTGATTTTGGCACAGCTACTACATTTTGTGTAATATCCGAGGAAGGAGAATATTTAGGAGGTGCAATATCTCCAGGTATAAAGATTTCTACAGATGCTCTATTTCAAAGGGCATCAAAACTACCTAGAGTTGAATTAGTAAAGCCGGATAGTGTTATAGGTAAAAATACTATCAACAGCATGCAATCAGGAATTATATATGGATATGTTGGACAAGTTGATTATATTGTAAACAGGATGAAACAAGAGATAAACCATCCTGAGGTAAAAGTTATAGCTACCGGAGGCATGGCTCCACTTATAGCAAGTGAATCAAAAACGATACAAGAGGTGAATTTACTGTTGACACTAGAAGGCCTTAAGATAATATATGACAAGAATAAAGAAAAGTGA
- a CDS encoding ECF transporter S component, which translates to MKIETRKLVVISVLGAISIVLGLANLGIIYIPFSPAKATILHVPTIIGAIIEGPVAGALIGLIFGLYSMFDAVVRPTSVLSVAFLDPLVSIFPRILIGITAYYSYSAIKRILNLDGKNESIAVIISAVIGTLTNTVGVLGMLYLRHAAIFVEKMGIDAGLVGKTILGIAAVNGIPEIIIAAVIVAAVVKAVKRFG; encoded by the coding sequence ATGAAAATTGAAACACGTAAACTTGTTGTAATTTCTGTATTAGGTGCTATATCAATAGTTTTAGGTTTAGCGAATTTAGGTATAATTTATATACCTTTTAGTCCTGCTAAAGCTACTATTCTTCACGTTCCGACTATAATTGGGGCTATAATAGAAGGCCCTGTCGCAGGGGCACTTATAGGTTTGATATTTGGCCTTTATAGTATGTTTGATGCAGTTGTAAGACCCACCAGCGTTCTTTCAGTAGCATTTTTGGATCCTCTTGTCTCGATTTTCCCTAGGATTTTGATAGGAATAACAGCATATTATTCATATTCTGCAATCAAAAGAATATTAAATTTAGATGGTAAGAACGAAAGCATTGCAGTTATTATTTCAGCAGTAATAGGAACATTGACAAATACTGTGGGAGTATTAGGTATGTTGTATTTAAGGCATGCTGCAATTTTTGTAGAAAAGATGGGTATCGATGCAGGATTGGTGGGCAAGACTATACTTGGCATAGCAGCAGTAAATGGAATACCAGAAATAATAATAGCAGCAGTTATTGTAGCAGCAGTTGTGAAAGCGGTGAAGAGATTTGGTTAA
- a CDS encoding P1 family peptidase, translated as MFNREAVGSITDIEGIKVGQVTDFNGMTGCTVVVCENGAIAGVDVRGSAPGTRETDLLRPINLVEKIHAVVLSGGSAFGLDAACGVMQYLEEKGIGMDVGVTKVPIVTSAVLFDLDVGDYRIRPDRKMGYMAAASANNRAVEQGNVGAGTGATVGKILGGKHCMKGGIGTSSISLEGGIKVGALVAVNSFGDIFDFKGNIIAGAVDPDTDEFVNTPDKLLKTFSPKGFKSKNTTIGVVATNAMLNKEQVNKMAQSSQDAYARMINPAHTMYDGDTIFALSTGDKSCDINIINAAANKAMCDAILNAIKYAESIDGVICSSDFLKQRL; from the coding sequence ATGTTTAACAGGGAGGCTGTTGGATCTATTACAGATATTGAAGGAATTAAAGTTGGACAAGTTACAGACTTTAATGGGATGACCGGGTGTACTGTTGTTGTATGTGAAAATGGAGCGATTGCAGGAGTTGATGTCAGAGGATCAGCGCCAGGGACCAGAGAAACCGATTTGCTTAGGCCGATTAATCTGGTTGAAAAGATACATGCAGTGGTTTTATCAGGCGGCAGTGCATTTGGTTTGGATGCAGCCTGTGGTGTAATGCAATATCTTGAAGAAAAAGGTATAGGCATGGATGTTGGTGTCACTAAAGTGCCTATAGTCACATCTGCAGTTTTGTTTGATTTGGATGTTGGGGATTATAGAATACGACCGGACAGGAAAATGGGTTATATGGCTGCAGCATCGGCGAATAATAGAGCAGTAGAGCAGGGCAATGTAGGGGCTGGAACAGGTGCTACAGTAGGCAAGATATTGGGCGGAAAACACTGTATGAAAGGAGGTATAGGCACATCCAGTATATCATTGGAGGGGGGGATAAAGGTTGGAGCACTGGTGGCAGTCAATTCTTTTGGTGATATTTTCGATTTTAAGGGGAATATCATTGCCGGCGCTGTTGATCCTGATACAGATGAATTTGTAAATACTCCGGATAAGCTTTTAAAAACTTTTAGCCCCAAAGGTTTTAAAAGCAAGAACACAACTATCGGGGTTGTTGCTACCAATGCGATGCTGAATAAAGAACAGGTGAATAAGATGGCACAGTCATCACAGGATGCATACGCCAGGATGATAAATCCTGCGCATACTATGTATGATGGAGATACTATATTCGCACTTTCCACCGGAGATAAGAGCTGTGATATCAATATAATAAATGCTGCCGCAAATAAAGCTATGTGTGATGCCATATTAAATGCAATAAAATATGCAGAATCTATTGACGGCGTTATATGTAGCAGTGATTTTCTAAAACAACGATTGTGA
- a CDS encoding biotin--[acetyl-CoA-carboxylase] ligase — protein sequence MIDKVLGILKQNKGKYISGEKISDDIGVTRAAVWKHINSLREQGYIIKSSPNKGYILVSSPDILVPYEIKDNLNTSVIGKNIIYHKSVDSTNNVLKRMINTEECKQGTVAIAEQQTEGRGRLGRCWMSPAYKGIWMSILLKPEIKTSEAPFLTLASAVAVAEAIRDITELKATIKWPNDIIINGKKVCGILTEVNGELDMVNYVIIGIGINANVEHDDFPEELIEKATSLKNEKGEDVCRAHIARKVIEGIEINYRKFHVEQGRIDIVDRCKKLSATIGKQIRVNGYNDSYYGEAVDIDYQGRLVVKKEDGSIERLISGEISVRGLDGYV from the coding sequence TTGATAGATAAAGTTTTAGGAATACTAAAGCAGAACAAAGGAAAATATATTTCGGGGGAAAAGATAAGCGATGATATAGGTGTTACTCGAGCAGCTGTGTGGAAGCATATAAACTCTTTGAGGGAGCAGGGATATATAATAAAATCTTCCCCTAACAAAGGTTATATACTCGTAAGTAGTCCTGATATTTTAGTGCCTTACGAGATAAAGGACAATCTCAATACATCTGTTATCGGCAAAAACATCATTTACCATAAGAGTGTTGACTCTACTAACAATGTATTAAAAAGGATGATAAATACAGAAGAATGTAAACAGGGTACAGTGGCTATAGCAGAACAACAAACAGAAGGAAGAGGAAGGCTGGGGAGATGTTGGATGTCACCGGCATATAAAGGTATATGGATGTCTATTTTATTGAAACCTGAAATAAAAACCTCTGAGGCCCCATTTCTTACATTAGCTTCTGCTGTGGCTGTTGCAGAAGCAATAAGGGATATTACTGAATTAAAAGCAACGATAAAATGGCCTAATGATATAATTATAAACGGTAAAAAAGTCTGTGGTATTCTTACAGAAGTAAACGGTGAGTTAGATATGGTAAATTATGTTATAATAGGGATAGGGATAAATGCGAATGTTGAGCATGATGATTTTCCTGAAGAATTGATAGAAAAGGCTACATCTTTGAAAAATGAGAAAGGAGAGGATGTATGTAGAGCTCATATAGCAAGAAAGGTGATAGAGGGTATAGAAATCAACTATCGTAAATTTCATGTAGAGCAAGGTAGAATTGATATTGTGGATAGATGCAAAAAGTTATCTGCGACGATAGGTAAACAGATCAGGGTAAACGGTTATAATGATAGTTATTATGGAGAAGCAGTGGATATAGATTATCAAGGGAGATTGGTGGTAAAAAAAGAGGATGGTAGTATAGAAAGATTGATTTCTGGAGAAATTTCTGTCAGGGGGTTGGATGGTTATGTTTAA
- a CDS encoding LysM peptidoglycan-binding domain-containing protein has translation MMEFPYRQCPPGTRPYVIRAGDTLYSLARRFNTTVGAIMSANPSIDPMSLRVGQRICIPMQPIYPPCPEGNYYIIRAGDTLYSIARRFNVSLDDLLEANPGIDPRRLFIGQVICIPSAAPPPACPPGSTEYVIKQGDTFYKLAQQFNVTVQALIAANPGVNPNALQIGQKICIPPAAPSPACPPGSTEYVIKQGDTFYKLAQQFNVTVQALIAANPGVNPNALQIGQKICIPPAAPSPACPPGSKEYVIKQGDTFYKLAQQFNVTVQALIAANPGVNPNALQIGQKICIPG, from the coding sequence ATGATGGAATTCCCATATAGGCAATGTCCTCCAGGAACAAGACCATATGTAATAAGAGCCGGGGATACACTATATAGCCTTGCTAGACGTTTTAATACTACAGTTGGGGCTATAATGTCTGCCAATCCTTCAATAGACCCGATGTCTTTGCGGGTAGGACAGAGAATCTGTATTCCTATGCAGCCTATTTATCCCCCCTGTCCTGAAGGAAATTACTACATTATAAGAGCCGGAGATACGCTTTATTCAATAGCACGTAGATTTAATGTATCATTAGATGATCTTCTTGAGGCAAATCCGGGTATAGACCCAAGAAGGCTTTTTATAGGGCAAGTAATATGTATACCATCTGCGGCACCTCCCCCAGCTTGTCCTCCAGGTTCAACGGAATATGTCATAAAACAGGGAGACACTTTTTATAAGTTAGCTCAACAATTCAATGTAACAGTGCAGGCTTTGATAGCTGCCAATCCCGGTGTGAATCCCAATGCTTTGCAGATAGGGCAGAAGATTTGTATACCACCTGCAGCACCTTCCCCAGCTTGTCCTCCAGGTTCAACGGAATATGTCATAAAACAGGGGGATACTTTTTATAAGTTAGCTCAACAATTCAATGTAACAGTGCAGGCTTTGATAGCTGCCAATCCCGGTGTGAATCCCAATGCTTTGCAGATAGGGCAGAAGATTTGTATACCACCTGCAGCACCTTCCCCAGCTTGTCCTCCAGGTTCAAAAGAATATGTCATAAAACAGGGAGACACTTTTTATAAGTTAGCTCAACAATTCAATGTAACAGTGCAGGCTTTGATAGCTGCCAATCCCGGTGTAAACCCCAACGCTTTACAGATAGGCCAGAAGATTTGTATACCGGGATAA
- a CDS encoding glucose-6-phosphate isomerase, with amino-acid sequence MKQSYEDFKIRFDYNNMMKEFVGDGGITFEEIESMEQDIKKAHREIIQKRQGNVLGFMQLPYQQQLAKEIMEFSKSIKEKIDNFVVLGIGGSALGNIALNYAINKPYYNLLTKEQRKGCPRLFVLDNIDPEFISGFLEILDLEKTAFNVITKSGGTSETMSSFMVFRKALIDKIGEQRARDRIIVTTDSKKGSLLEISKKYGYKAFYIPENVGGRFSVLSPVGLLSAAVCGIDIMQLLDGAKYMDEICKGDDVFKNPAYMNGLLHHIAMKKDKNISVMMPYSQSLKYISDWYSQLWAESLGKKYDIKGNIVNTGQTPVKALGVTDQHSQIQLYNEGPNDKVITFIRVENFEDTVEIPNMFEDMENVSYLGGHTMNQLINYEQRATEIAVTKSGKLNCTIILPEINEFTIGQLLYMFELETAFVGELLQINAFDQPGVEEGKNATYAMMGRPGYQDKKAELDNMPRKKSKYII; translated from the coding sequence ATGAAACAATCATATGAAGACTTTAAAATAAGATTTGATTATAACAATATGATGAAAGAATTCGTAGGCGATGGAGGTATAACGTTTGAAGAAATAGAATCGATGGAGCAGGACATAAAAAAAGCACATAGGGAGATTATACAAAAACGCCAGGGCAATGTGTTGGGATTTATGCAGTTGCCATACCAACAACAATTAGCAAAAGAGATAATGGAATTTTCTAAAAGTATAAAAGAGAAAATAGACAATTTTGTTGTATTGGGAATAGGAGGGTCAGCATTAGGCAATATAGCGCTGAATTATGCGATAAACAAGCCTTATTATAATCTATTGACAAAAGAACAAAGGAAGGGATGCCCCCGCTTATTCGTACTGGATAATATCGATCCTGAATTTATTTCAGGATTTTTGGAAATACTCGATTTAGAGAAAACTGCCTTTAATGTGATCACAAAATCCGGTGGTACCAGTGAGACCATGTCTAGTTTCATGGTATTTAGAAAGGCCCTTATTGACAAGATAGGTGAACAAAGGGCCCGGGACAGGATCATTGTAACAACTGATAGCAAAAAGGGAAGCCTATTAGAAATTTCAAAGAAATACGGGTATAAGGCCTTTTACATACCTGAAAATGTAGGCGGTAGATTTTCAGTATTGAGTCCTGTAGGCCTTCTTTCAGCAGCAGTATGTGGCATAGATATAATGCAATTGCTTGATGGGGCAAAATATATGGACGAGATATGCAAGGGCGATGATGTCTTTAAAAATCCGGCCTATATGAATGGATTATTGCATCATATTGCAATGAAGAAAGATAAAAACATATCGGTAATGATGCCGTATTCACAGTCGTTAAAATATATATCTGACTGGTATAGCCAATTATGGGCGGAGAGTTTGGGGAAAAAGTATGATATAAAAGGGAATATAGTAAATACCGGTCAGACTCCTGTAAAAGCATTGGGAGTTACCGATCAGCATTCACAAATACAATTATACAACGAGGGCCCTAACGACAAAGTTATTACTTTCATACGGGTGGAAAACTTTGAAGATACAGTAGAAATACCTAATATGTTCGAGGATATGGAAAATGTTTCTTATCTGGGCGGGCATACTATGAACCAATTGATAAATTATGAACAGAGGGCTACTGAAATAGCTGTTACAAAAAGTGGCAAGTTGAATTGTACAATAATACTTCCGGAAATAAATGAATTTACTATAGGTCAGCTGTTATATATGTTTGAACTTGAAACGGCTTTTGTAGGAGAATTGTTGCAAATAAATGCATTCGATCAACCTGGTGTGGAAGAAGGCAAGAACGCAACATATGCCATGATGGGTAGGCCGGGTTATCAAGATAAAAAGGCTGAACTGGATAACATGCCACGTAAAAAGAGTAAATATATTATATAG
- a CDS encoding dihydropteroate synthase has product MYNIRVINIRDIADAKETINKIGVMPESTNSLAGKAVHFTIKIEGVAPIAANILKQEILSKGGDAAINKGCVNLSIKNTDVLLMGTYRQLNQLVYKLKLQPFGLKDVANQIKQTIDLYKEYSPRKLSCGNQGFILGERTLLMDVLNIHNYQEQNQVMSVAEKIKNKGADIIEITWEGDTDKEFALESVEQIHDHLKIPICINVYDECLPELIDKGVSVFNFVIDQDQFKNISSIAAQKNKCIIIVHGDTLRIDRDIISQIYDFIKKRIKIALDAGVSDDNIVIDPGIGLCKNAAQSIEILNRLEEFKSLGYPIMIGTSRQPLIGDTFIDEQNHIEGIAPVITMAIAKGVDLIRVRGIDNICKVVKVADTIARS; this is encoded by the coding sequence ATGTATAATATCAGAGTAATAAATATAAGGGATATTGCAGATGCTAAAGAGACCATCAATAAGATAGGAGTTATGCCGGAATCAACTAATTCCCTTGCAGGGAAGGCTGTTCATTTTACCATAAAAATTGAAGGGGTTGCTCCTATAGCTGCAAATATCTTAAAGCAAGAGATATTATCAAAGGGTGGAGACGCTGCTATAAATAAAGGATGTGTGAATTTATCGATAAAAAACACAGATGTGCTGCTTATGGGTACATATAGGCAGCTGAATCAGTTGGTATATAAATTAAAACTCCAACCCTTCGGCCTCAAGGATGTAGCCAACCAGATAAAGCAAACTATCGATCTATATAAAGAGTATTCGCCTAGGAAACTATCCTGCGGAAATCAAGGGTTTATACTAGGAGAACGCACTTTATTGATGGATGTACTCAATATACATAATTATCAAGAGCAAAATCAAGTGATGTCTGTGGCTGAAAAGATTAAAAATAAAGGCGCAGACATTATTGAAATAACTTGGGAAGGTGATACCGATAAGGAATTTGCTTTAGAATCAGTAGAACAGATACATGATCACCTCAAAATACCTATATGTATAAATGTGTATGATGAATGTTTGCCTGAATTGATAGATAAAGGCGTATCAGTATTCAATTTTGTTATTGATCAAGACCAATTTAAAAACATTTCTAGTATTGCTGCCCAGAAAAACAAGTGTATAATTATAGTTCATGGTGATACATTGCGTATCGATAGGGATATCATATCTCAAATATATGATTTTATTAAAAAAAGAATTAAAATTGCATTGGATGCAGGTGTCAGCGATGATAATATAGTTATAGATCCAGGAATAGGATTATGCAAAAATGCTGCACAAAGCATAGAAATATTGAATAGGCTAGAAGAGTTCAAATCATTAGGCTATCCTATAATGATAGGTACCTCTCGTCAGCCACTGATAGGAGATACCTTCATTGATGAGCAAAATCACATCGAGGGCATCGCTCCTGTTATCACAATGGCGATAGCCAAAGGAGTTGATTTAATAAGGGTCCGGGGGATAGATAATATTTGCAAAGTGGTAAAGGTGGCCGATACTATAGCAAGAAGCTGA
- a CDS encoding thioesterase family protein, producing MDLGINKGIKGSIEMEVNKEHTAAEVGSGAVDVLATPVMVTIIEKVSADTVKELLPEGYTTVGTEINAKHIAPTPCGLKIRADIQIVDVDDREITFVADVFDEIQKIGTAVHKRYIVNSAEFIQKAQDKILRK from the coding sequence ATGGATTTAGGCATAAATAAGGGTATAAAAGGTAGTATAGAAATGGAAGTGAATAAGGAACATACTGCTGCAGAAGTAGGTAGTGGTGCTGTAGATGTCCTTGCTACCCCAGTTATGGTGACGATTATTGAAAAGGTTTCAGCTGATACGGTAAAGGAACTGCTGCCTGAAGGATATACTACTGTTGGCACTGAAATAAACGCTAAACACATAGCTCCAACTCCCTGCGGTCTAAAAATAAGAGCAGATATCCAAATCGTTGATGTGGATGACAGGGAGATAACCTTTGTAGCAGATGTTTTTGATGAGATTCAAAAAATAGGTACTGCAGTGCATAAGAGATATATTGTGAACTCAGCTGAATTTATCCAAAAAGCACAAGATAAGATATTGAGAAAATAA